A window of Tripterygium wilfordii isolate XIE 37 chromosome 7, ASM1340144v1, whole genome shotgun sequence contains these coding sequences:
- the LOC120002786 gene encoding putative methyltransferase DDB_G0268948 yields the protein MAGLFDKQADLYLDGRPTYPSEWYSMLAARTPRHSLAWDAGTGNGQAAIGLAEHYDKVVATDVSEAQLKLAMPHSRVQYIHTPLTLSDEELISLIGGENSVDLITVAQAIHWFDLPKFYSLVTRLLRKPGGIFAVWCYNDVVVSPEFDRPFKQFHDTTLPYWNGKIRYLFDGYRELPFQFESVGLGCEGKPLELEIPKELKFEGLLKNFMSWSAVITAKDQGVDLLSESVVQELESAWGGRELVRSVALKAFMLAGKVKINM from the exons atggcAGGACTGTTCGATAAACAAGCAGATCTCTACTTGGACGGACGGCCCACCTACCCAAGCGAATGGTACTCGATGCTTGCCGCTCGCACTCCTCGTCACTCGCTCGCGTGGGATGCCGGCACTGGCAATGGTCAAGCCGCTATTGGG CTCGCGGAGCACTATGACAAAGTGGTAGCAACGGACGTGAGTGAAGCCCAGCTAAAACTGGCAATGCCACACTCAAGAGTTCAATACATCCACACTCCCTTAACCCTCTCCGACGAAGAGCTAATCTCCTTAATCGGAGGCGAAAACTCAGTAGACTTAATCACAGTTGCACAAGCCATCCACTGGTTCGACCTCCCGAAGTTCTACTCCCTGGTCACGCGCCTCCTGCGCAAGCCTGGAGGCATATTCGCAGTCTGGTGCTACAACGACGTCGTCGTTAGTCCAGAATTCGATCGTCCGTTCAAGCAATTTCATGACACGACACTTCCATATTGGAACGGGAAGATTCGATACTTGTTTGATGGGTACAGGGAGCTGCCATTTCAGTTTGAGAGTGTTGGGTTGGGTTGTGAAGGGAAGCCATTGGAGTTGGAGATACCCAAGGAGCTGAAGTTTGAAGGGTTGTTGAAGAATTTCATGTCGTGGTCGGCTGTGATTACTGCTAAGGACCAAGGTGTGGATTTGTTGTCTGAAAGTGTCGTTCAAGAGCTTGAGAGTGCTTGGGGTGGGCGTGAGCTTGTCCGGTCTGTGGCGTTGAAAGCTTTTATGCTTGCCGGGAAGGTCAAGATAAATATGTGA
- the LOC120003046 gene encoding GATA transcription factor 2-like — protein sequence MFSLSLMGFLFLTMSVGGGHDISEDFVGDLFDDLETSLDFFDVGHGNGNFTTESQLCVPQDNVEDLEWFPNFTDDYIALNGLCLTPERNSLYPGEFKVENTKTENSISLGYFDKQVEGKKKHGIDCTTTFTVKKQRSKRRGKHCRKRAWSTSSSNLYTLAASYDREPKRKCSHCLTDKTPQWRIGPLGPKTLCNACGVRYKSGRLVPEYRPAASPYFDSMKHSNFHKKILKKKKGMVA from the coding sequence ATGTTCAGTCTATCGCTTATGGGGTTTTTGTTCTTGACAATGAGTGTTGGAGGTGGTCATGATATTAGTGAGGACTTCGTGGGCGACCTTTTTGACGACCTCGAAACaagtttggatttttttgatgTTGGCCATGGAAATGGAAATTTCACGACCGAGAGCCAGCTCTGTGTACCACAAGACAACGTAGAGGACCTTGAATGGTTCCCCAATTTTACTGATGATTATATAGCGTTGAATGGATTGTGTTTAACCCCAGAACGTAACAGCCTGTATCCTGGAGAGTTTAAGGTCGAAAACACCAAAACCGAAAACTCGATTTCGTTGGGATATTTTGACAAACAGGTAGAAGGCAAGAAAAAACATGGAATTGACTGTACCACGACCTTCACTGTTAAGAAGCAGAGGAGCAAGCGAAGGGGCAAGCATTGTCGCAAACGAGCATGGTCGACGTCTTCCTCGAATTTATACACTTTGGCTGCGTCGTATGATCGAGAACCAAAGAGAAAATGCAGTCACTGCCTCACCGACAAGACGCCTCAGTGGAGAATTGGGCCACTAGGGCCCAAGACTCTGTGTAACGCTTGTGGAGTCCGGTACAAGTCGGGGAGGTTGGTGCCGGAGTATCGACCGGCAGCGAGCCCCTACTTTGATAGCATGAAGCATTCGAATTTTCACAAGAAGatcctgaagaagaagaagggcatGGTTGCATAA
- the LOC120002930 gene encoding gibberellin 20 oxidase 1-B-like, whose product MSLLLMDSTSTTTTSLLKNGVPVFDSTLLQKQPNLPKEFLWPHKDLVNHHNQEELQEPLVDLKGFMEGDEAATARAVELVRDACLNHGFFQVINHGVDEDLIKAASREVDAIFRLPLEKKLSVGRKPGDLYGYSGAHAERFSSKLPWKETFSFGYHENDDSKLVVVDYFKSVLGQDFEHSGSVCQRYCESMKALSLAIFELLGMSLGVDRLHYKKFFEDSCSIMRCNYYPPCNNSSLTLGTGPHTDPTSLTILHQDQVGGLEVFVNSKWQAVKPLPHALVINIGDTFMALSNGTYKSCLHRAKVNRERERISLVLFVCPKEDKVVRPPHDLVCRQGTRKYPDFTWSDLLEFTQKHHRVDDAATLQRFTHWFQPQTNNL is encoded by the exons ATGTCTCTCCTCCTAATGGACTCAACTAGTACTACTACTACTTCTCTTCTTAAAAATGGGGTTCCTGTTTTTGACTCCACTTTGTTGCAAAAACAACCCAACTTGCCAAAAGAGTTCTTGTGGCCACACAAAGACTTAGTTAATCATCACAACCAAGAAGAGCTACAAGAGCCATTGGTAGACCTTAAAGGATTCATGGAAGGCGATGAGGCCGCAACGGCTCGTGCCGTGGAACTTGTCAGGGATGCTTGTTTGAATCATGGCTTCTTTCAAGTCATCAACCATGGTGTTGATGAAGATCTTATTAAGGCGGCTAGTCGAGAAGTTGATGCCATTTTTAGGCTGCCTTTGGAGAAGAAGCTAAGTGTTGGGAGGAAACCAGGAGATCTTTATGGATATTCTGGTGCCCATGCAGAGAGATTTTCTTCTAAGTTGCCATGGAAAGAGACATTCTCTTTTGGGTACCATGAAAATGATGATTCCAAGCTTGTTGTGGTTGATTACTTCAAATCCGTCCTAGGACAAGACTTTGAACACTCCGG GAGTGTTTGTCAAAGATATTGTGAATCTATGAAGGCATTGTCTCTTGCAATCTTTGAGCTACTGGGGATGAGCTTGGGAGTTGATCGTTTGCACTACAAGAAGTTTTTTGAGGATAGTTGTTCTATAATGAGGTGTAACTACTACCCTCCTTGCAACAATTCAAGCCTCACCCTTGGGACTGGTCCTCACACAGACCCAACCTCCTTGACCATACTTCACCAGGACCAGGTTGGCGGCCTTGAAGTCTTTGTCAACAGTAAGTGGCAAGCAGTTAAACCTCTCCCTCATGCCCTAGTCATCAACATTGGTGATACCTTCATG GCATTGAGCAATGGGACATACAAGAGTTGTCTGCATAGGGCAAAGGTGaacagggagagagagaggatatcATTAGTGTTGTTTGTGTGTCCAAAAGAGGACAAAGTAGTGAGACCCCCTCACGATCTTGTTTGCAGACAAGGAACAAGAAAGTACCCAGATTTCACATGGTCAGATCTGTTGGAGTTTACTCAAAAACATCATAGAGTTGATGATGCTGCTACACTCCAAAGATTCACTCATTGGTTTCAACCCCAAACCAACAATTTATAA